A window of Haliscomenobacter hydrossis DSM 1100 contains these coding sequences:
- a CDS encoding vWA domain-containing protein produces the protein MFFSFFYALRKHGIPVSLHEYLALLEALQKEIGAYAIEDFYALSKAVLVKQEAHLDRFDLLFSQYFRGIDNLAQALLATEIPADWLEKQWLRNLSDEEKAAIEKLGGLDALMDRLKELLEQQKERHQNGNRWIGTGGTSPFGQKGYNPEGFRMGNEAAGNRSAIKVWDQRAFKGLDDRVELNTRNIKLILKRLRILTREGIPTELDLDGTIRKTSENAGMLDIAMHPSKQNRVKVLMLLDVGGSMDDHIELCEQLFSAAKWEFKHLEFYYFHNCVYESVWKDNKRRFREKIPTLELIHKFNSDYKLVLVGDAAMSPYEIFYRGGSVEHSNDEPGMDWLKRLSDHFKHLVWINPLPDYEWDFYESVNVIREWTGKRMFPMTVDGLTKAMKCLKNRKFVHENKAWEE, from the coding sequence ATGTTTTTCAGCTTCTTCTACGCACTGCGCAAACACGGCATTCCGGTCAGCTTACACGAGTACCTGGCCCTGCTGGAGGCCTTGCAGAAAGAGATTGGGGCCTATGCCATTGAAGATTTTTATGCCTTGAGCAAAGCGGTTTTGGTCAAGCAGGAAGCACATCTCGATCGTTTCGACCTGTTGTTTAGCCAATATTTTCGGGGCATCGACAACCTGGCGCAAGCCCTGCTCGCTACCGAAATCCCCGCCGATTGGCTCGAAAAACAGTGGCTGCGCAACCTCAGCGATGAAGAAAAAGCCGCCATTGAAAAACTCGGTGGACTGGATGCACTGATGGATCGCCTCAAAGAATTGCTCGAACAACAAAAAGAACGCCACCAAAATGGCAATCGCTGGATTGGCACAGGCGGTACTTCCCCTTTTGGCCAAAAAGGCTACAATCCAGAAGGCTTCCGGATGGGCAATGAAGCAGCGGGCAACCGCAGCGCCATCAAGGTGTGGGACCAACGCGCTTTTAAGGGCCTGGACGACCGGGTGGAGCTCAATACCCGCAACATCAAACTCATCCTCAAACGCCTGCGTATCCTGACCCGAGAAGGAATACCCACCGAACTGGACCTGGATGGCACCATCCGTAAAACTTCTGAAAACGCCGGGATGCTGGATATCGCCATGCACCCTTCCAAACAAAATCGCGTAAAGGTGCTGATGCTGCTGGACGTCGGTGGTTCGATGGATGACCACATCGAATTGTGTGAGCAACTGTTTTCAGCGGCCAAATGGGAGTTCAAACACCTGGAGTTTTATTACTTCCACAATTGTGTCTATGAATCGGTTTGGAAAGACAACAAACGCCGTTTTCGGGAAAAAATCCCCACCCTGGAATTGATCCATAAATTCAATAGTGATTACAAACTGGTTTTGGTGGGCGATGCTGCCATGTCGCCGTACGAGATTTTTTACCGGGGTGGCAGCGTTGAGCATTCCAACGACGAGCCGGGTATGGACTGGCTCAAACGCCTCAGTGATCACTTCAAACACCTGGTGTGGATCAATCCGCTGCCCGATTACGAGTGGGATTTTTACGAGTCAGTGAACGTCATCCGCGAATGGACCGGCAAACGGATGTTCCCCATGACGGTAGATGGTTTGACCAAGGCCATGAAGTGTTTGAAGAATCGGAAGTTTGTGCACGAGAATAAGGCTTGGGAGGAGTGA
- a CDS encoding response regulator transcription factor gives MKKTILLYSLALAILLGLLKAVEYRFLLRDLSTELYVSIVALFFSALGIWAGLKLTRRFNPAVSTDGTVPQPPVRLEPIQLLEKYNLSKREYEVLTLIAQGYSNQEIAETLFVSLNTIKTHSSNVFLKLDVKRRTQAVQKAKEIGLL, from the coding sequence ATGAAAAAAACCATCCTCCTCTACAGCTTGGCACTGGCCATTTTACTGGGGCTGCTCAAAGCAGTCGAGTACCGGTTTTTGCTGCGCGACCTGAGTACGGAGCTGTATGTAAGTATTGTGGCCCTGTTTTTTTCTGCTTTGGGCATTTGGGCGGGTTTAAAATTGACCCGGCGTTTCAACCCTGCGGTCAGTACGGATGGGACAGTCCCTCAACCCCCCGTTCGCCTTGAGCCGATCCAATTGTTGGAAAAATACAACCTGAGCAAACGGGAATACGAAGTGCTTACCCTCATTGCACAAGGCTACTCCAACCAGGAAATTGCCGAAACTTTGTTTGTATCCCTCAACACCATCAAAACCCACTCTTCCAACGTGTTTCTCAAACTCGATGTCAAACGCCGTACCCAGGCGGTACAAAAAGCCAAAGAAATTGGGCTTTTGTAA
- a CDS encoding AAA family ATPase, giving the protein MSLIGRQREKAKFAEIMESDQPAFVAIYGRRRVGKTFLIKEFFNHQFAFYTTGLANSNTKTQLLNFTIALNATFGKEFKTPKNWLSAFALLQTELSKISGPCIIFIDELPWLDTKKSDFLTGLEFFWNSWASAQKGLKLFVCGSAAAWMINELIRNKGGLYNRVTHRIKIEPFTLQETEQFLQSKGILFDRYQIVNLYMVMGGIPYYLEQVKKGLSATQNIEKICFEETGLLQSEFKFTFSSLFKNADKHEQLLRKIYELGSRATRENLIKQSKVASSGDLTTKLNELEESGFLKSYMPFGTNKNKKVYTISDYYTLFYLRFIEHSGTYETGNWISRINDSAVNVWAGLAFEQVCWDHVKNIKKALGIEGIYSETSSWYKAADPESGGAQIDLIIDRKDRVINLFEIKYSINPFEITKAYDLNLRNKIAAFIQSTKTKKAVFLVMLTTFGLLKNEYARSIVQNDLKMDDLFGG; this is encoded by the coding sequence ATGAGCCTCATCGGTCGACAACGTGAAAAAGCGAAATTTGCAGAAATTATGGAGTCGGATCAGCCTGCCTTTGTGGCCATTTATGGACGCAGAAGGGTGGGTAAAACCTTTTTGATCAAGGAGTTTTTTAACCATCAATTTGCATTTTATACCACTGGTTTAGCCAACAGCAATACCAAAACGCAGCTCCTCAATTTTACGATTGCGCTCAATGCCACTTTTGGGAAAGAATTTAAGACACCCAAAAACTGGCTCAGTGCCTTTGCTTTGTTGCAAACTGAATTGTCGAAAATCAGCGGACCGTGTATCATTTTTATTGATGAACTACCCTGGCTCGACACGAAGAAATCTGATTTTTTGACTGGCTTAGAGTTTTTTTGGAACAGTTGGGCTAGTGCGCAGAAGGGTTTGAAATTGTTCGTTTGTGGCTCAGCTGCGGCTTGGATGATCAATGAATTGATTCGCAACAAAGGTGGGTTATACAACCGCGTGACGCACCGCATCAAAATTGAGCCCTTTACGCTGCAAGAGACAGAGCAGTTTTTACAATCCAAAGGCATTTTGTTCGACCGTTACCAAATCGTAAACCTTTACATGGTAATGGGTGGGATTCCGTACTATCTTGAACAGGTAAAAAAAGGCTTAAGTGCGACCCAAAATATTGAAAAAATCTGCTTTGAAGAGACGGGCTTACTGCAATCAGAATTCAAATTCACGTTTTCGTCACTGTTCAAAAATGCCGACAAACATGAGCAACTGCTACGGAAAATCTACGAATTGGGAAGTCGGGCCACCCGCGAAAACCTCATCAAACAATCCAAAGTTGCCTCAAGTGGTGATTTGACAACCAAACTCAACGAACTCGAAGAAAGTGGCTTTTTAAAATCGTATATGCCCTTTGGTACCAACAAGAATAAAAAAGTGTACACCATTTCGGATTACTATACGCTTTTTTACCTCCGTTTTATTGAGCATTCTGGAACCTACGAAACAGGCAACTGGATCAGCCGCATCAACGACTCCGCAGTGAATGTTTGGGCAGGATTGGCCTTTGAGCAAGTTTGCTGGGACCACGTCAAAAACATCAAAAAAGCCTTGGGCATCGAAGGCATTTACAGCGAAACAAGCTCCTGGTACAAAGCAGCAGACCCTGAATCAGGTGGTGCCCAAATTGACCTGATCATCGACCGCAAAGACCGGGTGATCAATCTTTTTGAAATCAAATATTCGATCAACCCCTTCGAAATTACCAAAGCTTATGATCTCAATTTGAGGAATAAAATCGCTGCATTTATTCAAAGTACCAAGACGAAAAAAGCAGTGTTTCTCGTGATGCTGACTACGTTTGGGTTGCTGAAAAATGAGTACGCCCGCTCGATTGTGCAGAATGACTTGAAGATGGATGATTTGTTTGGAGGCTAA
- a CDS encoding sialate O-acetylesterase — protein sequence MGRFRRLMRTNRLLLLVFLLGWRVYGFAQIRLPRLISDGMVLQREQNLKIWGWASAQENISLKLNGKTYRSKADAQGNWNIALPAQTAGGPFDIALKGKNVLLIRDVYFGDVWICAGQSNMVLPMERVKERYMADIEQANYPAIRNFFIPTLTNVQGPQADLPSGKWQVATPQNVMSFGAAAYFFAKTIYDKYQIPIGLINASVGGTPIEAWISEAGLQTFPDLLATIQQNKDTSYVNGLNRKARLAIVPRPSEDKGMLEPVKWYDPAYVPKNWRNINVPGYWEDQGIKDLNGVVWYRKEIDVPASMCGVPAKLFLGRIVDADFAYVNGQAVGNITYQYPPRRYTVPAGVLKPGKNTLVVRVINQGGKGGFVPDKPYFLSANGQDIDLKGDWQYKVGDVFPPFTGAPSGGITLQNQPSALFNAMSAPLVNHAAKGFLWYQGETNAGNPKPYYQLLPALIQDWRKQWNQGDLPFITVQLANFMEVNYLPSESTWAVLRDAQFKSLSVPNTGLAVAIDLGEWNDIHPLNKKDVGVRMALAAQRIAYGDQNVVHSGPQYERYQIEGDKIRLYFKHTGTGMISKDGEPLACFAIAGADKRFVWAKAEIQADQTILVYNTQVAQPMYVRYAWADNPADANLYNREGLPASPFRTDE from the coding sequence ATGGGACGATTCAGACGATTGATGCGTACAAATAGACTATTGCTGCTGGTTTTTTTGTTGGGATGGAGGGTTTACGGTTTTGCCCAAATCCGCTTGCCGCGCCTAATCAGTGATGGCATGGTGTTGCAACGCGAGCAAAACCTGAAAATTTGGGGTTGGGCTTCCGCGCAGGAAAACATCAGCCTCAAACTCAATGGCAAAACCTACCGCAGCAAAGCCGATGCGCAGGGAAACTGGAACATTGCCTTGCCCGCACAGACCGCAGGCGGGCCTTTTGATATCGCACTCAAAGGGAAAAACGTGCTCCTGATCCGCGATGTCTACTTTGGCGATGTCTGGATTTGTGCAGGGCAATCGAACATGGTTTTGCCTATGGAACGGGTGAAAGAACGCTACATGGCGGATATTGAACAAGCCAATTACCCAGCTATCCGCAACTTTTTTATCCCAACGCTGACCAATGTTCAAGGGCCACAAGCGGATTTGCCGAGTGGAAAATGGCAAGTGGCTACCCCGCAAAACGTGATGAGTTTTGGCGCAGCGGCTTATTTTTTTGCCAAAACCATCTACGATAAGTACCAAATCCCCATTGGCCTGATCAACGCGAGTGTGGGCGGAACGCCTATCGAAGCCTGGATCAGCGAGGCGGGTTTACAGACCTTTCCCGATTTGTTGGCGACCATCCAACAAAACAAGGATACCAGCTACGTCAATGGCCTCAACCGCAAGGCGCGTCTGGCCATTGTGCCTCGCCCTAGCGAAGACAAAGGTATGTTGGAGCCAGTCAAATGGTACGATCCCGCTTACGTTCCCAAAAACTGGCGCAACATCAATGTGCCCGGCTATTGGGAGGATCAGGGCATCAAAGACCTGAACGGGGTGGTTTGGTACCGCAAAGAGATTGACGTACCTGCCTCCATGTGTGGCGTGCCTGCCAAATTGTTTCTGGGGCGCATTGTCGACGCCGACTTTGCCTATGTCAACGGACAAGCGGTGGGCAACATCACCTACCAGTACCCGCCGCGGCGCTACACCGTTCCTGCTGGTGTACTCAAGCCGGGTAAAAACACGCTGGTGGTACGCGTGATCAATCAGGGAGGCAAGGGTGGTTTTGTACCTGACAAGCCTTACTTCCTCAGCGCCAATGGCCAGGATATTGACCTCAAAGGGGATTGGCAATACAAAGTGGGGGACGTTTTTCCGCCATTTACGGGTGCTCCCAGTGGTGGCATCACCTTGCAAAACCAACCTAGCGCTCTATTCAACGCCATGAGCGCGCCGCTGGTCAACCACGCAGCCAAGGGTTTTTTGTGGTACCAGGGGGAAACGAATGCGGGCAATCCCAAGCCGTACTACCAACTGTTGCCTGCCTTGATCCAGGATTGGCGCAAGCAGTGGAACCAGGGGGATTTACCCTTCATAACGGTGCAACTGGCCAATTTTATGGAGGTCAATTACCTGCCTTCCGAGAGCACTTGGGCGGTGCTGCGCGATGCGCAGTTCAAATCGCTGTCCGTGCCGAATACGGGTTTGGCAGTGGCGATTGACTTGGGCGAATGGAACGACATCCACCCGCTGAACAAAAAGGATGTGGGGGTACGCATGGCATTGGCCGCACAACGAATCGCTTATGGGGATCAAAACGTCGTCCATTCCGGACCACAATACGAACGTTACCAGATCGAGGGGGATAAAATCCGCTTGTATTTCAAACACACCGGGACGGGCATGATCAGCAAAGATGGTGAGCCGCTGGCTTGTTTTGCGATTGCTGGGGCGGATAAACGTTTCGTGTGGGCGAAGGCGGAGATTCAGGCAGATCAGACGATCCTAGTATACAATACTCAGGTGGCACAACCCATGTATGTCAGATATGCTTGGGCGGACAATCCGGCGGATGCCAACTTGTACAACCGTGAGGGTTTACCTGCGTCTCCTTTCCGTACGGATGAGTGA
- a CDS encoding endo-1,4-beta-xylanase, whose protein sequence is MKNKHLLILLLALMGSTTFAQTTKGLKDYYKKYFPIGVAVAPRMMDDAAESGLILAQFNSMTPENAMKMGPIHPEENRYNWAPADKIADFAVQHGLKMRGHTLCWHSQTPNWLFKDSNGATVSKEVLLARLKQHIFDVVGRYKGKIYVWDVVNEAVPDGGTDIYRKSPFYEIIGPEYIEKAFQYAHEADPKALLFYNDYNTENASKRDRIYQLVKGLKDKGVPIHGVGLQGHWALTEPTAEELKTSIKKFASLGLQVQVTELDVSVHPKEHERRTEVFTGKVEYTAEMEAKQVAQYKMLFEVLRKHRKAVTSVTFWNLSDKSTWLDNFPVRGRKDYPLLFDGNYQPKKAFFAVTKW, encoded by the coding sequence ATGAAAAACAAGCATCTGCTTATATTGCTACTGGCCTTAATGGGCAGTACCACTTTTGCCCAAACGACCAAAGGGCTCAAAGATTATTACAAAAAATACTTCCCCATCGGAGTAGCCGTTGCCCCCCGTATGATGGACGACGCCGCTGAATCTGGCCTTATTCTGGCGCAATTCAACAGCATGACGCCTGAAAATGCCATGAAAATGGGGCCCATCCACCCCGAAGAAAATCGCTACAACTGGGCACCTGCCGATAAAATCGCCGATTTTGCAGTGCAGCATGGCCTTAAAATGCGGGGACATACCCTGTGCTGGCACAGCCAAACGCCGAATTGGTTGTTCAAGGATTCCAACGGGGCAACGGTCAGTAAGGAAGTACTTCTGGCTCGTTTGAAGCAACACATTTTCGACGTAGTTGGCCGCTACAAGGGCAAAATTTACGTCTGGGACGTGGTGAATGAAGCCGTGCCAGATGGTGGCACGGACATCTACCGCAAATCACCTTTTTACGAGATCATCGGTCCGGAATACATTGAAAAAGCGTTTCAATACGCCCACGAGGCCGACCCCAAAGCGCTATTGTTTTACAATGATTACAATACCGAAAATGCCTCCAAACGCGATCGCATTTACCAATTGGTAAAAGGCTTGAAAGACAAAGGGGTACCGATTCACGGGGTAGGCCTGCAGGGGCATTGGGCGCTCACGGAACCGACTGCGGAGGAACTCAAAACTTCGATCAAAAAATTCGCCAGCCTAGGTTTGCAGGTACAGGTTACGGAGTTGGACGTATCGGTTCATCCCAAAGAGCACGAGCGCAGAACAGAAGTCTTCACGGGTAAGGTGGAATATACCGCGGAGATGGAAGCCAAACAGGTTGCGCAGTATAAAATGCTCTTTGAAGTTTTGCGCAAACACCGCAAAGCTGTGACGAGTGTGACTTTTTGGAATTTGTCGGACAAGTCGACCTGGTTGGACAATTTCCCGGTGCGGGGAAGAAAGGATTATCCGCTGCTTTTTGATGGGAATTATCAGCCGAAGAAGGCGTTTTTTGCAGTGACGAAGTGGTAA
- a CDS encoding DUF4199 domain-containing protein, which produces MQKHALIFGSLAGGILILLFILEQPLLYQDGKFDFKKGEILGYISMLVSLSMIFFGIRSFRDQHLNGSITFGKAFQVGLMITLVASVIYVVGWMIYYNTSESMQKFPELYLNHMLEELKKSGKSAAEIVKQEAEFRKNMEMYKNPLIMMAITFLEIFPVGLVVDVISALLLKKKPTESSAG; this is translated from the coding sequence ATGCAAAAACATGCGCTCATTTTTGGTTCCTTGGCAGGTGGCATTTTGATCCTGCTTTTTATTCTTGAACAACCCTTGTTGTACCAGGATGGAAAGTTCGACTTCAAAAAAGGGGAGATTCTTGGCTATATTTCCATGCTGGTTTCCTTGTCGATGATCTTCTTTGGTATCCGCTCTTTCCGCGATCAACACCTCAACGGCAGCATCACCTTTGGCAAAGCGTTCCAGGTGGGCCTGATGATCACGTTGGTAGCCTCCGTCATTTACGTGGTGGGCTGGATGATCTATTACAACACCTCCGAAAGCATGCAAAAATTCCCCGAGTTATACCTGAATCACATGTTGGAAGAATTGAAAAAATCTGGTAAATCGGCTGCTGAAATTGTAAAGCAGGAGGCGGAATTTCGCAAAAACATGGAGATGTACAAAAATCCGTTGATCATGATGGCGATTACTTTTTTGGAGATATTTCCGGTGGGCTTGGTTGTGGATGTGATCAGTGCGTTGTTGTTGAAGAAAAAACCAACTGAGTCTTCAGCGGGATGA
- a CDS encoding glycoside hydrolase family 43 protein translates to MAALCLAVSSYGQSGNGKQPISQPLVSHIYTADPSAHVFKGRIYIYPSHDIDAAVKEDDDGGHFAMRDYHILSLKKVGGKVKDHGVALDIQDIPWAGRQLWAPDATYKDGMYYLYFPVKDKQDVFRIGVATSKKPQGPFKAEPEPIKGAYSIDPTVFKDDDGSFYLYFGGIWGGQLQRWNNNQYDPKGALRKGNETAVLPRVAKLSADLKSFTEEVKEVKILDKDGKLFLESNNDKRFFEAAWMHKYNGKYYFSYSTGDTHNLCYAIGDNPYGPFTYQGIVLKPVQGWTNHHSIVEHQGKWYLFYHDVQLSGKTHLRNVKVTELKYNPDGTIQTIDAYK, encoded by the coding sequence ATGGCGGCCTTGTGTCTGGCCGTGAGCAGTTACGGCCAATCGGGCAATGGCAAACAACCCATCTCTCAGCCTTTGGTTTCCCACATCTACACGGCGGATCCATCTGCACATGTGTTCAAAGGGCGCATCTACATTTACCCTTCGCACGACATTGATGCAGCGGTAAAAGAAGACGACGATGGAGGCCATTTCGCCATGCGCGACTACCACATTTTGTCCCTCAAAAAAGTGGGCGGCAAAGTAAAAGACCACGGCGTGGCCCTCGACATCCAGGACATTCCCTGGGCGGGTCGGCAGCTCTGGGCACCGGATGCAACGTACAAAGACGGGATGTATTACCTCTACTTTCCGGTGAAAGACAAGCAGGACGTGTTCCGCATTGGGGTCGCGACGAGCAAAAAGCCACAAGGCCCTTTCAAAGCCGAGCCAGAACCCATCAAAGGTGCTTACAGCATCGATCCCACCGTATTTAAAGACGATGATGGCAGTTTTTACCTCTACTTTGGCGGCATCTGGGGTGGGCAATTGCAGCGCTGGAACAACAACCAGTATGATCCCAAAGGAGCATTGCGCAAGGGCAACGAAACGGCAGTTCTGCCCCGCGTAGCCAAACTCAGCGCCGACCTAAAAAGTTTTACCGAAGAGGTGAAAGAGGTGAAAATCCTGGACAAAGACGGCAAACTTTTCCTCGAAAGCAACAACGACAAACGTTTCTTCGAAGCCGCCTGGATGCACAAGTACAATGGAAAATACTACTTCTCCTACTCTACCGGCGATACCCACAATCTCTGCTACGCCATTGGCGACAATCCCTACGGCCCATTTACCTACCAGGGCATTGTGCTAAAACCTGTGCAGGGCTGGACCAACCACCATTCGATCGTTGAACACCAAGGCAAGTGGTACCTGTTTTACCACGATGTACAGCTCTCGGGCAAAACCCACCTGCGCAATGTCAAAGTGACGGAGCTAAAATACAATCCAGATGGGACGATTCAGACGATTGATGCGTACAAATAG
- the aspA gene encoding aspartate ammonia-lyase, translating into MAILTANPNLRLEHDLLGEKHLPIDAYYGIQTQRALENFKISGVTLQFFPEFIEGLVEVKKACALANYDLGALSDEVKNAIVAACDEIIAGKFHDQFKVDMIQGGAGTSTNMNANEVIANRALEIMGYKKGDYEHCHPNNHVNLSQSTNDAYPTALKIALIKCKAKLLVELVAITNSFRRKGEQYQHVIKMGRTQLQDAVPMTMGQTFEAYAVTLEEEIERLENNTNLFLEVNLGGTAIGTGINTSPNYARLAVAHLRDVTGLKVVKARNLIEATQDTGAFIMFSSAVKRLAIKLSKICHDLRLLSSGPRTGFNEINLPPMQPGSSIMPGKVNPVIPEVMNQIAFRVMGNDLTVNMAVEAGQLELNAFEPIIGHCLFESINILKNGMSTLRTKCIDGITVNEKRCWDLVKNSISIVTALNPALGYEVCSALSKEALATDRSIYDLVLEKNLMSQEQLDEVLSPENMIRPQLKANK; encoded by the coding sequence ATGGCTATTCTAACTGCCAATCCAAACTTACGCCTCGAGCACGACTTGTTGGGCGAAAAACACCTTCCCATTGATGCATACTATGGCATTCAAACCCAACGCGCCCTCGAAAATTTCAAAATCAGCGGGGTAACCTTGCAGTTTTTCCCAGAATTCATTGAAGGGCTGGTCGAAGTCAAAAAAGCTTGCGCTTTGGCCAATTACGACCTGGGCGCCTTGTCTGATGAGGTCAAAAATGCCATCGTTGCGGCTTGTGATGAGATCATTGCGGGCAAATTCCACGATCAGTTCAAAGTAGACATGATCCAGGGCGGTGCAGGTACCTCAACCAACATGAACGCCAACGAAGTGATCGCCAACCGTGCCCTCGAAATCATGGGGTACAAAAAAGGCGACTACGAGCACTGCCACCCCAACAACCACGTCAATCTGTCGCAATCGACCAATGACGCTTATCCCACGGCCTTGAAGATTGCCCTGATCAAATGTAAAGCCAAATTGTTGGTTGAACTGGTCGCCATCACCAATAGTTTTCGCCGCAAAGGTGAGCAATACCAACACGTGATCAAAATGGGCCGTACCCAATTGCAAGATGCCGTGCCGATGACCATGGGACAAACCTTTGAAGCATATGCCGTAACCTTGGAAGAAGAAATCGAGCGCCTGGAAAACAACACCAATCTTTTTTTGGAAGTCAATTTGGGCGGAACCGCCATTGGGACAGGCATCAACACTTCACCAAATTATGCCCGTTTGGCGGTTGCCCACCTGCGGGATGTCACGGGGCTTAAAGTGGTAAAAGCCCGCAATCTGATTGAGGCGACCCAGGATACGGGCGCTTTCATCATGTTTTCTTCGGCAGTCAAACGTTTGGCCATCAAATTGTCGAAGATTTGCCACGACTTGCGCTTGTTGTCTTCCGGGCCACGCACGGGATTCAACGAAATCAACCTGCCCCCCATGCAACCCGGTTCATCGATCATGCCCGGCAAAGTCAATCCGGTTATCCCCGAAGTCATGAACCAAATCGCTTTCCGCGTCATGGGCAACGACCTGACGGTTAACATGGCCGTAGAAGCTGGCCAACTGGAACTCAACGCTTTTGAACCGATCATTGGGCATTGTCTGTTTGAGTCGATCAACATCCTCAAAAATGGCATGTCGACCCTGCGCACCAAGTGTATCGACGGCATCACCGTCAACGAAAAGCGTTGCTGGGATCTGGTCAAAAACAGCATCAGCATCGTAACAGCCTTGAATCCGGCCCTGGGTTACGAAGTCTGTTCGGCCTTGTCCAAAGAAGCACTGGCCACCGACCGCAGCATTTATGATTTGGTGTTGGAAAAAAACCTCATGAGCCAGGAGCAGTTGGATGAGGTGTTGTCGCCGGAGAATATGATCCGGCCACAGTTGAAAGCGAATAAGTGA
- a CDS encoding arginine-tRNA-protein transferase, with protein MFAIKHYPEQIKGKELDDYLANGWYRMGQTIFTTHFLCFGEAFYSAIWVRLDLEKHEFSKSLRKIIKRNNERFQFHFGKAVIDISRENLYQRYRVTFPGMIAPSILDSLQDGEHFNVYNTYEFTVYDGDKLIAVSYFDLGRNSIASILGFYDPDYKAYSLGLYTMLMEVEYGKIQQFKYFYPGYVVPGYDRFEYKLRIGDVDYYDLRSGDWLPYAKMSREEIPIYRMRVKLEILRQAALKARLNLPFKFYPLFEANLFGYPSLPFFDYPLMVYGGETAEEDGHYILVFDPRTGQYQLLLCSNFDYSLFYFNDAYTSIFNSERHFAQLILMEQVLESSTSADVVVEALLYEQVKGKVK; from the coding sequence ATGTTTGCAATTAAACACTATCCGGAGCAAATTAAGGGAAAAGAGTTGGATGACTATCTGGCCAATGGTTGGTACCGGATGGGGCAAACCATTTTTACCACCCACTTTCTTTGTTTTGGAGAAGCCTTTTATTCGGCCATCTGGGTGCGGCTCGATTTGGAAAAACACGAGTTCAGCAAGAGCCTGCGCAAGATCATCAAGCGCAACAACGAGCGCTTTCAATTCCACTTTGGCAAGGCGGTGATCGACATCAGCCGCGAAAACCTGTACCAGCGCTACCGGGTTACCTTTCCGGGCATGATTGCGCCTTCCATCCTCGATTCCTTACAGGATGGCGAGCATTTTAATGTGTACAACACCTACGAATTCACCGTATACGACGGCGACAAACTGATCGCGGTCAGCTATTTTGATTTGGGTCGCAACAGCATTGCCAGCATTTTGGGCTTTTACGACCCCGATTACAAAGCCTACAGCCTGGGCCTCTACACCATGCTCATGGAGGTAGAATACGGTAAGATTCAACAATTCAAATACTTTTACCCCGGTTATGTGGTGCCGGGGTACGATCGTTTTGAGTACAAACTGCGGATTGGCGACGTGGATTATTACGACCTGCGTTCAGGAGATTGGTTGCCTTACGCCAAAATGAGCCGCGAGGAAATCCCGATCTACCGCATGCGGGTGAAGTTGGAGATTTTGCGGCAGGCCGCGCTAAAGGCCCGATTGAATTTGCCTTTTAAGTTTTATCCCTTGTTTGAAGCCAATTTGTTTGGCTATCCCTCCCTGCCTTTTTTTGACTATCCGCTGATGGTCTACGGAGGAGAAACGGCGGAAGAAGATGGACATTACATTTTGGTGTTTGACCCCCGCACTGGTCAATACCAACTCCTGCTGTGCTCCAATTTTGATTATTCCCTGTTTTATTTCAATGATGCATACACCAGCATTTTTAACTCCGAGCGCCATTTTGCGCAGCTGATCCTGATGGAGCAGGTCTTGGAAAGTAGTACTTCAGCGGATGTAGTCGTAGAGGCACTGCTGTATGAGCAGGTGAAGGGAAAAGTCAAGTAA